A window of Aurantibacillus circumpalustris genomic DNA:
AATGATTGTTTTACCATGTCAGTTGAGGTGCAACAAGGCGATAAGATTTTTAGAATAAACCCTACAAATAGAGTTCAATACTTAACTTTACCAGAACCTGCAACTACTCCTGTGCGAGTAAATTTAAAAAACACTTATTTGCAGGATGGCTATAAAAAAATTAAGTAAGCAAACACCGTCTAATTTGATTTTGATTATATTTGACTTGCCTAAAACCTAAAGCTCATGAATTCAAAAATTATTTTAGTTTTAATTTCGTTTACTGTTTCTTTTAGTGCTGCCTTTGCTCAATTTTTTTCGGAAGATTCTCTCAAAGGTTTTGATGAAAATTCTGTAAGAACCAGACTTATTTCTCAGGACTTTTTAGGTCAAGAGTTAAAATATAAACTGTTTGTATCAAAAAGAGAGTACATAAATTCTAAGTACAATTTAGTTCAAAAGCAAACGTATTACCCGCAACCGCAGAGTAAACAAACCGTTTTTGCCGGGTGCAACAACGAAGATTTTGAGGCTTCAAGTCCTGGAGTGGTTACAAATTCAACCCAAATTGCAGGTTGGATCATTAATAGTGGTTACAATGGTAGTCTCTCCTCTAGTTCAACTAACACAATTGTTCAATATTTTCCTGGTGGTTTAACTGGAGCTAATTCTTGCAATCTCTTGGGATGCTGTCCTGCGCCGCCTGGTAATTCTGAGATTATTGATTGCAGTGCACCAAGCGGCTACATCGATAATAACATTGGCACACACTATCCCATTTTTTCAGTTTTTGGTACTGGCACTGTTTCTGGTGCGGCGGCAACAAACTCGCACATTGCTGGTGGACTTTATGGAAACAAGGTTTTACGGATTAACGACCCTATTACCGGCGATTATAGTATTGAAAAATTAAGTAAGACTTTTTTGGTAACTGCTGCAAATTCTTTTTTTCAGATGGCTTTTATTTCTGTTTTTTCGCCTGGTCATGGGTGTTGTGATGCAGGCGGGCTTCAGATGAATCTTACAAACATCACAACAAATAGTATTATTCCTTGTTCCAGTTTTTCTGTTTCTGCCCCAAGTTCTCAATGCACAGCTACAGTGTTTATTCCCTATTTAATCAGCCTAAGTGGAGCGCCTTATACGTCAACAAGTTCTGCTAATAGTATTTACAATCGCTGGAAACTTATCTCTTTCGATTTGAGTCCCTATGTCGGTCAAACAATTAATTTGAACGTAATTGTAACCGACTGCAGTGCAGGTGGTCATTTTGGACTTCTATATTTCGATTCTCAATGTGGCGCTTTAAAAGTAAATATTAATAATACAGATTTTATTGCAGCAGATTCAGTTGTAAATTTTAAGAGTTGTGATACGATTGCAAAATTAAAAGCACCAGCTAACTTTGCTTCCTACCAATGGAAAGGACCATCTGGTTTTACTTCAGTAAATCCAGCACTCACTACTACTGTAAATGGTATTTATACCTTAACCCTAAATAATAGTGATTTATGTGCACCAATAACAAAAACAATTAACATTCAACTGGAGCAAAACACTATGCATATTGTAAGTCCAGAAAGTATCATTTGTGCTGGGGAATTGTTAGTATTATCTGTGACCGGAACTAATAATGGCGTTTGGAGTACGGGAAGCACAGCCTTAAGTATTAATGTTTCACCAACCGTTACATCTACTTATTCATTCACCGCCATAAGTCCTTTAGGCTGTCTTATAACCGCTTCTTATACTCAATTGGTTGAAGAATGTGTTGGATTGAATGCGCAAAATTATTTTAATAAAGCTATTTCGATTTTCCCCAACCCTAACAACGGTGAATTTGCACTGAAGATTGAAATGAAACTAGATAAAGCAATGTTATCGATTGAGTCATCGCTCGGTCAATCAGTTCACAAACAAGCTGTGCAACAAGGGAGTAACGCTATTAAAACCAAAGGCTTAGCTTCTGGTGTTTATTACTTTACCTTAAGCGAGAAAGAAAAAACAATCTATAAAGGAAAACTACAGATAGAGTAGTTTTAGTTAGCCTTCGCAACCGTGTTTGCTTCTCTGTAAGATAAAATATGCTTGGTCAACTTCAGTTTTTCTTCTGGTGTTAATTTCGCTTTTGGCGACATGTCATCAATTTCATGCAACCATTTTTTCTCGCTAAAACCCGTTATTTCGTATGCTTGGTGACATTTTACACATTTCGTTGTAAAAATTGTTTGTCCTTCAGTAATATCTCCTAAAGGAGTGCCTGCCCATCGTTTTTCAACGATTTCTAACTGTTTTGGACTTGGTGTAAAAGTTGCAACAGGACTTGGTGTTGTTGTTTCAGAACTTGAAGTTTTTGTGCTTTTGCAATGAACTAAAAACATTAAACCAATCGCTATGGCAGGGTACTTAATTTTTTTCATAAATAATTTATTTACTTAAATATAAATTTCTTTCACTGTATACGTTTTGGAAAAACTCATCCTGTAAATTGTCAATAAAGTAGATTGCCTCACCGGTACTCTTCATTTCAGGACCAAGCTCTTTTTGTATCTCAGGGAATTTTTCGTAACTAAATACTGGAATCTTAATAGCGTAACCAATTTTTCTTGGAGCGAATTTAAAGTCCTTTACCTTTTTAGCACCAAGCATTACTTTAGTAGCGTAGTTTACATAAGGCTCATCATAAGCTTTGGCAATGAATGGCACTGTACGCGAAGCTCTTGGATTTGCTTCGATGATAT
This region includes:
- a CDS encoding T9SS type A sorting domain-containing protein, with the translated sequence MNSKIILVLISFTVSFSAAFAQFFSEDSLKGFDENSVRTRLISQDFLGQELKYKLFVSKREYINSKYNLVQKQTYYPQPQSKQTVFAGCNNEDFEASSPGVVTNSTQIAGWIINSGYNGSLSSSSTNTIVQYFPGGLTGANSCNLLGCCPAPPGNSEIIDCSAPSGYIDNNIGTHYPIFSVFGTGTVSGAAATNSHIAGGLYGNKVLRINDPITGDYSIEKLSKTFLVTAANSFFQMAFISVFSPGHGCCDAGGLQMNLTNITTNSIIPCSSFSVSAPSSQCTATVFIPYLISLSGAPYTSTSSANSIYNRWKLISFDLSPYVGQTINLNVIVTDCSAGGHFGLLYFDSQCGALKVNINNTDFIAADSVVNFKSCDTIAKLKAPANFASYQWKGPSGFTSVNPALTTTVNGIYTLTLNNSDLCAPITKTINIQLEQNTMHIVSPESIICAGELLVLSVTGTNNGVWSTGSTALSINVSPTVTSTYSFTAISPLGCLITASYTQLVEECVGLNAQNYFNKAISIFPNPNNGEFALKIEMKLDKAMLSIESSLGQSVHKQAVQQGSNAIKTKGLASGVYYFTLSEKEKTIYKGKLQIE